The following DNA comes from Deinococcus radiotolerans.
ATGCTGCACGACATCGGCAACCAGATTCACCGGGTGGGGCACGAGGCGCACGCCGTGGCGCTGGCCCTGCCGATCATCGACCGGATCATGACGCCGCTGTACCCGGACCCGTTCAAGCGCGTGAAGGTGCGTTCGTTCATCCTGGGCGCAATCAACTGCCACGACCTGAACCCCGCGCCGCTGACGCTGGAGGGCGGGATCGTGGCCGTCGCGGACGGCACCGACATCACCAAGGGTCGCGGTCGCAAGGCCTTCAGTCTGGGCAGCGTGGACATCCACTCGATCAGCGCGCTCGCGGTGGATCAGGTGGTCATTGAGCGCGGCCGCGACAAGCCCGTGCTGATCAGCGTCACCATGAACAACTCCGGAGGGATCTTCCAGGTGGAGGAGATCCTGGCCCCCAAGGTGATCCGTACGCCCATGCGCCGCTTCGTGGAACTGCGCGCCACGACCCGGCCCGAGGGTGAAGAGCAGATCCTGTCGCGCGTGAGACTGGACGGCGATCACTTCGTCATGGATCTCGAGGGCGGCGAGCAGGTGGCCGTGGAGGTCATGGACTCGCAGAAACAGACGCAGCAGGCCATCGTGGAGAACCTGGGCCTCGGCACCGACAGCCGCTGATTGAATCAGGAAGAGGGAACCCCGGCCAGACAGCCAGGGTTCCCTCTCACCTTGGTGAGCCTGAAGTGACGTTACTTCTTCGCGCCGGGCAGCGGCGTGGTGCGCGCGGGGCCGCCGTCCACGCCACCACTGCGGTGCACGCCCTCCCCACCCGCCGCGCGGCCCTCCAGGTCGCTGTCCCCATCGTTGTTCGGGGTGCCCTGACGGTCCTCGAAATCGCTCCCGCCCAGCATGCCGTCCTGGAAGCCGGGCTGGTCATTCGGGTTGCTGCTCTCAGCACTGGCGGCGTCCCGCAGGAGCGCCTCGGCCGTCATCTTGTCGTTCAGCAGTTCGCCGGTGGTGCCGTCATCCCGCACCTCGCCCTCCGGGGCGTACTCGCGCGCGTCATCTCGTGTCATGT
Coding sequences within:
- a CDS encoding phosphohydrolase — protein: MGAGEQKFRLQVEGGKVSDVAGREDSAAAAGKTRVVEFTTPRAKLIEEANQAIRMDLRGYPRALAAYDALRSDPEALAHWDMANYITMRKLGYNDHGRVHAFITGAAGLALTELLLEGGVKTDIMDSGVGDADDVFLTVILGTMLHDIGNQIHRVGHEAHAVALALPIIDRIMTPLYPDPFKRVKVRSFILGAINCHDLNPAPLTLEGGIVAVADGTDITKGRGRKAFSLGSVDIHSISALAVDQVVIERGRDKPVLISVTMNNSGGIFQVEEILAPKVIRTPMRRFVELRATTRPEGEEQILSRVRLDGDHFVMDLEGGEQVAVEVMDSQKQTQQAIVENLGLGTDSR